From a region of the Vidua macroura isolate BioBank_ID:100142 chromosome 3, ASM2450914v1, whole genome shotgun sequence genome:
- the NENF gene encoding neudesin: MAGAAARGPLPLPCLLLLLLPAASAEPELRFRPPAEAPVRLFTESELARYDGHQEGQPIYLAVKGVVFDVSSGKEFYGKGAPYNALVGKDSTRGVAKMSLDPADLTHDTTGLTEEELKSLDDIFNNVYKAKYPIVGYTSRRILNEDGSPNLDFKPEDQPHFSIKDEF; the protein is encoded by the exons ATGGCGGGCGCTGCGGCCCGGGGCCCGCTGCcgctgccctgcctgctgctcctgctgctgccggcCGCCAGCGCCGAGCCCGAGCTGCGCTTCAGGCCGCCGGCCGAGGCCCCCGTGCGGCTCTTCACCGAGTCCGAGCTGGCCAGATACGACGGGCACCAG GAAGGACAGCCCATCTACCTGGCGGTGAAGGGAGTAGTGTTTGATGTCAGCTCTGGAAAAG AGTTTTATGGAAAAGGAGCCCCATACAATgctttggttggaaaagactcgACAAGAGGAGTTGCAAAGATGTCTCTGGATCCAGCAGATCTTACACATGACACA ACAGGACTCACAGAGGAGGAACTGAAGTCCCTGGATGACATCTTCAATAATGTATATAAAGCCAAATATCCAATTGTTGGCTATACTTCTCGGCGAATTCTGAATGAGGATGGCAGCCCCAATCTGGACTTTAAACCTGAAGATCAGCCACATTTCAGCATTAAAGATGAGTTTTGA